One genomic window of Agrobacterium tumefaciens includes the following:
- a CDS encoding PAS domain S-box protein, which yields MEEYPHADDGATNEARLQRRLTQLKGAQPGYEAAAFLAAIVESSEDAIISKSLQGIITTWNLSAERLFGYSADEAVGRPITMLIPEDRLDEEPAILARINAGERVDHFETVRRRKDGTLIDISLTISPIRAGDGTIIGASKIARDISERKRAAEHQDMLLREMHHRVKNLFTITGSIITLAARTAQTPAELADGMKNRLIALSHAHQLTLPSFSGGESPSERSTTLFNLLSNLLSPFADKDAGRWHLHGEDPHISAERVTSLALLFHEYATNAVKYGALSAADGQLDVTVTSEPDCFEIAWQESNARAATAGQAEKTGFGTTLEKMLVQSLNARVSREWQPRGLLIKLTLPRDLFALATET from the coding sequence ATGGAAGAATATCCCCACGCCGATGATGGCGCAACGAACGAAGCCCGTCTGCAGCGGCGGCTGACACAATTGAAAGGAGCGCAGCCGGGATATGAAGCTGCGGCTTTCCTTGCGGCAATCGTCGAATCGTCCGAGGACGCCATCATCAGCAAATCGTTGCAAGGGATCATTACCACCTGGAACCTGAGCGCGGAGCGGCTGTTCGGCTATTCAGCTGACGAAGCAGTGGGACGACCAATTACCATGCTGATCCCGGAGGATCGTCTGGACGAAGAGCCTGCGATCCTTGCAAGGATCAACGCGGGAGAGCGTGTCGATCATTTCGAGACAGTCCGCCGTCGCAAGGACGGCACCCTCATTGACATTTCCCTCACGATCTCACCCATCCGGGCCGGTGACGGCACGATCATCGGCGCGTCCAAGATCGCCCGTGACATCTCTGAGCGGAAACGTGCAGCAGAACATCAGGATATGCTGCTCCGGGAGATGCATCATCGGGTAAAAAATCTTTTTACGATCACCGGCAGCATTATAACTCTGGCCGCACGCACGGCGCAGACGCCTGCTGAACTCGCCGACGGCATGAAGAACCGTTTGATTGCTTTATCGCATGCTCACCAGCTGACCTTGCCCAGCTTCAGCGGCGGCGAATCCCCATCGGAACGATCCACGACCCTCTTTAATCTCCTGTCGAACCTGCTTTCTCCGTTTGCAGACAAAGACGCCGGGCGATGGCATCTGCATGGCGAGGACCCGCACATCAGTGCGGAACGCGTGACAAGTCTTGCGCTGCTGTTTCACGAGTATGCTACCAACGCAGTGAAATACGGTGCTCTTTCTGCGGCGGACGGACAACTGGATGTGACGGTGACGTCAGAGCCGGACTGTTTCGAGATCGCATGGCAGGAATCGAACGCGAGAGCCGCAACAGCCGGGCAGGCCGAGAAAACTGGCTTTGGAACGACCCTCGAAAAGATGTTGGTGCAGAGCCTGAATGCCCGGGTATCGAGAGAGTGGCAACCGCGCGGACTTCTGATTAAGCTCACTCTTCCGCGCGACCTGTTTGCGCTTGCAACCGAGACATAA
- a CDS encoding plasmid pRiA4b ORF-3 family protein: MFKAANAVQIRVSIDEIEPDVWRRLVLPAHWNLEHLHLGIQAAFNWWNYHLYEFRIGGLRYGDVEALMEDATDDDPRVFDQREVRLLDFEQGAVFSYHYDFGDGWRHTVMVEEFLTLASTPKNGSCIAGERARPPEDVGGVSGYERFLEIIADREDPEYAETIRWCGGYFDPEWFDLAVVDKDLRNALRSNVKRRLYQPKQKVLPKK, encoded by the coding sequence ATGTTCAAAGCCGCAAACGCTGTGCAGATCAGAGTTTCCATCGACGAGATCGAGCCGGACGTCTGGCGCCGTTTGGTCCTGCCTGCCCATTGGAACCTGGAGCACCTGCATCTCGGAATTCAGGCCGCATTCAACTGGTGGAACTATCATCTCTATGAATTCCGCATCGGTGGTCTGCGGTATGGCGACGTCGAGGCCCTGATGGAGGATGCGACCGATGACGATCCTCGGGTCTTCGATCAGAGAGAGGTTCGCTTGCTGGACTTCGAGCAAGGTGCAGTCTTCAGCTACCACTATGATTTCGGGGATGGCTGGCGGCATACGGTTATGGTGGAGGAGTTCCTGACGCTCGCGTCAACACCCAAAAACGGTAGCTGCATCGCCGGCGAAAGGGCGCGACCGCCGGAAGATGTTGGTGGTGTGTCAGGTTATGAGCGGTTCCTGGAGATCATCGCCGATCGGGAAGATCCAGAATATGCCGAGACCATTCGTTGGTGCGGTGGCTACTTTGACCCGGAATGGTTCGACCTGGCGGTGGTGGACAAGGATCTCCGCAACGCTCTGCGCTCAAACGTCAAACGGCGTCTGTATCAACCGAAACAGAAAGTCTTACCTAAGAAATGA